In Streptomyces sp. NBC_01717, one DNA window encodes the following:
- a CDS encoding bifunctional DNA primase/polymerase: MGFTIGGIREMRSGARRRGRTAECTAVAEYTGLWGWAVAPGARAAAGRCSCGDNGCASPGAHPLDFADEVPAGATLAMAASAWAEVPGASMLLPVGRTFDVLDVAEPAGRRALVRLERMGLPLGPVAVTPSGRAQFFVAPGAAAELPQLLYRMGWDDADLDLRALGPGCHITAPPSDEGGLGPARWLRPPVLDTSGRPPQARLLLGTLAYICHRSRGLKPNCRTGSKVNPSGN, encoded by the coding sequence ATGGGCTTCACGATCGGCGGCATCCGTGAGATGCGATCCGGCGCACGGCGTCGAGGCCGTACGGCCGAGTGCACCGCGGTGGCCGAATACACAGGGCTGTGGGGCTGGGCCGTCGCGCCGGGAGCGCGGGCCGCGGCCGGCCGCTGCTCGTGCGGCGACAACGGCTGCGCCTCCCCGGGCGCACATCCGCTGGACTTCGCCGACGAGGTGCCCGCCGGCGCCACGCTGGCCATGGCTGCGAGCGCGTGGGCCGAGGTGCCGGGCGCGTCGATGCTGCTGCCGGTGGGGCGCACGTTCGACGTCCTCGATGTCGCCGAACCGGCCGGGCGCCGGGCGCTGGTACGGCTCGAGCGGATGGGTCTGCCGCTCGGCCCGGTGGCGGTGACACCGTCCGGGCGGGCCCAGTTCTTCGTCGCGCCGGGCGCCGCCGCCGAACTCCCTCAGCTGCTGTACCGGATGGGCTGGGACGACGCGGATCTGGATCTGCGGGCGCTCGGTCCCGGCTGCCACATCACCGCCCCGCCGTCCGACGAGGGCGGTCTCGGCCCGGCCCGCTGGCTGCGTCCGCCGGTCCTCGACACGTCGGGCAGGCCGCCGCAGGCGCGGCTGTTGCTGGGCACGCTGGCCTACATCTGCCATCGCTCCCGGGGCCTGAAACCCAATTGCCGGACGGGCTCGAAAGTGAAC